AGCTTGGATTGAGCCCGACGCTAATAATCAAAGCCTAGTTGAAATTAAAACTGTCAAGCATTGATCGACACACGGCGACCCGTTTTCCACCAGTCCTGCCCCGTGCCGCAAACTAGCCTGTTATCCAAATACTTGAGGATCTCCGTTCCCGCTCGGCACACCACCGCCGGCTGTGATCCTCGGCTACATCATCTTTGAAAACCTCTTTTATCGAGCTGACCGTCGATCGCTACCGCCATCAATCGGCTCCAGAGGCGTGCAAGACGTGCTCTACTTTACTCTTCTGTGCGACCGGGAGTTTCGTAGCGACGGATTCGCACTTGGAATCCATTCGTTCACTTTGATTCCGACAGGCAGTGATAACCTAAGTCTCTAGACTTGAGTTGGTGACGGATTATAGCTTCGTCGTCGTCCATTGACATGGTAATttcactctcttcttttctgCTTCTGTTTTGGAGAGTTGTTGTGCCGAGCTATGTTCATGATACTCACGGGAAAATCACCGAAAAAACTGAGTTGTTACTTGATGATTCGCGATGTCATTGTTGTTCTAATGCTGATTTTAGAGCGAGAAACAGCTTCAATTTCATACTAGACTCGATCTTTGCAATGCCTATAATGTGTATGAGGAAATGCATTCGAAACATTCTTGTGAAATAGGCTTTGATATCTGTCGACCAGAGCGTATATTGATGATTTATATATGTTGATGTTAATTTTGTAGCCAGTAggtgtaatttttctttcaatatgaTCATGGTTACGGAACATGAATCCCAGTTCCTCGTTTCCATGTTTTTCTGCATTATGGTTCTCCCCGATGAGAAATGACTGGAGGTGGATAATGCAAGTTCGATGTCTGGCGATGCTTGTCATCAAGTGCCTAGCAAGATTAGTATCCCTTATTTCTGCCTTGTGTGTACGCGCGTGAGATTGTGGCCGATGACCGACGGTGACGCTCTAGTAACCACGGGAGGTTGACAGCGGTAGTCAACAATGGCGGACCGGTGATGGATGGACATGACTAACGGCCGTGGATAAATGGTTCTCGGCTTGAAGATCGAAAGTGTGACCATCGGTTAAACCTCGAATGTTCTGGAGTCAATTGTTCATTTTTGAGGTGCTCCTTTTTACTCTGCAACAAGAATAACAAAgggaaggaaggagaaaaatgaggaaatgggTTTTCCAATGGGATATACTCGTTGCTGTTAGAATGGAAAATGGGCTTACTGCAATCAGTTTCAACAAAATGGGCTTTGATGGGTTTTCTATTCGAAGTGGGTTTGCTTTGAATAAGCCCACTCGTGTCCGTGGCCCAAGCCTGTGTGTCCAGGTTTAGTCCATGTTCGGATTGGGCCCGAGGGCCCAGCCTGAGTCCCTGCTTTTCAGAGTATATAAtttaaaagtaataaaatactaaataaaaaataaaaaattagagaatattcgaaaaataaaaaatttgaaaacggTACGAAACAAAGACCTTGATCAGGTTGCTTAAGTTGTAGCACAAGACTTAGCTTAGTTTCATTTAATTAGTGTGTGTACCTCATGGGATTACTATCTAGGGGCTTAATAACGAGGGCATGTGTATTCTTTACTCAACGCTTTATCAGGCTTACTTCCTTATACTTTACTTTTATTGTAAAATATGATTGTTTACTTACCCTTGATTGCGTGCTTATACATGGACATCATTCAATGGTATAGGGCAATGATATATTATAAAGATAGTAATTAGGTAAACAAATCAATTAAGCTAGTGTACtaaaagggcactaattagaCAATTAGTATAATCATATCCCATGTCCccaatcttaaatatttgatTGTTTAGAAAGTGAAAtattctctcttatctcacttGACTCCTAATCTGCCCTAGCAAGCTAGCGGCGGCTCATTggattaatcaaatttaaaatgtaAACACCAATGTCACACGAAGTAAGGGTTTTTGAGAACCCGAGCCGTTTAAGGATACCAGCTCGACAAGACCTCTAAATTCACTCCCCAACACCACATCGGGAGGGTCACAATTAAAAGTTGCCATCTTTAATTGGTCCTTTGAGAGGCCATCACATCAACTTCAAGAGTTTTGTATATGAGAATGAACACGTGAATTCCTTTCCTAATGAGATGTTCTTGCTTTTGTTTAAATACTTCGAAGACGACCAAGAATGGTGGAAGTGAAATTACATTTCATGAAATCCCTAATTAATCGGGCCTGCCTCCACGAAGAATTCTGGGAATCACCCGTTTACCTGAAAGGCCGAGGTCGAAGGATTTGGTTTGGGAAAAGAACATCCGTCTTGTTCTTATGACTATTCAAGGTCAAGGAGTGGTAAACCAATGAATCTCGAAAAATATCAGCTAAGACATATTCATGAAGCATGTTCCTAAGCGTCACCTCTCGACAAAGTGAGATGCATACACTGAATCAGAAGAGAATAACCAATAAAATCCAAACAAATTCGCGTGCCATAAATAGGGCACTTACACACCATTTTCGTTTtatggagagaaaagaaaggagtgaATAACATCTAAACAatcgaaaaggaaaagaacaaaagctgttgaaaaatgaaagagacgAGAAATTGAGGTGGCTTCGCCGATCAACTCTCGAGAACGAACGGATATGGGCACTACTAGTACACTTTCAACTACTAGTCAGTCTTCACGCCCCATGTTTCGATAGCAAAAAAGAAGCCAAGTACATCACATTCTATTCCATCTCTTACCTCTTATTCggcttcttcatcatcaatctCATCCTCTTTCTTGTGGTTGCCATTGATTCGCCTTCGCCTCTAGCCTTCCTACTTTTCTTCATCGTTGTCCATGGAATGAACTTGTGGATGCCCGCAAGATGACTGCGCAGAAAGAGGtttgaaaatatcatatttaagGTGGATTAAACATCTTaagaagaaaaggtcaaaatccCCAAATATAATATGACATTAATCCGTAGTCTGAACACCCAAACGCAAGCAACCAGCAAGAATCAACATAATCCCTTAGTTGTGtctaaattgacaaataaaataaattttacgtgaatttttttatcttttttttctcctcaatCAATAGGTatttaaatttgaagaaagtAGGGCAAGGCAGAGGACCATGATGCGCAGCAAGCCCATCTTTAGATTGTAAACCGACAGTTTCaacatcaatttcttcaatcaCAGTTTTTATTTGCAGCTAGCTCGTGATCTAGAGCAATAACTCTTGCTAGATTTACTTTCAGCATTTCAGAAAATTAGCACGAATTCTGAATAGAGAATAGATTTCAGCTGAGTTTTAGGTTGTTGTGGCCTCTTacctcctcctcagcttcttcatcatccctctcttcctcttcctcattctCGTCCTTTTCCTATCCTCGTCGCCATAATTGTCGCCGTCCCCGTCGTCGTCGCCATCCTTGTTGACATCATTGTTCTCATCGCTATCACTCACAAAATGAACTGGTGGAGTCCCGTGAGATGACCGCAAAACCTCATGCGAATTATTGTCCTCATCATCCTCGCCGTCATCGttatcgtcatcgtcatcatcctGGTCCTCAGAACAAACCGGCGAAGACCCGCGAGACAAATGCACATTGCTGACCTCATCATCCTCACCGTCATCGTTCTCATGGTCCTCACGCACTTTGTCGTTGTCATCGTCATCCTTGCCATCATCTTCATTGTCCTCGTCATCATCCTCGTCATCGTCATCCTGCCTACCGTCATCCTTGTTGTCATCGTTATCCTCCTCACCATCATCTGGCTGAGAAGAGGGAGGTTcgaaaatatcatatttaagGTGGATTAAACACCTCAAAGAACAAAACAGATTCCCCAAATTTCAAACGACAATAATCCTTAGTTTGAACACCCAAATGCAAGCACCTACCGAGAATCAACGTAATGGTTTTTCCTCACCCTTAATCAACCTAAGAATGCTTTCTAAAGCATCAATCGAACATAAATCTATTAGAATCAAGCAGCATTCACAAATTCACAAATTCGCATATCTTCATTTCCTCAAAATTGGAACGGAGCAACTACTAGGCTTTGATTTACTTCTTCACAACTTTCCCAAGACTTGACGTATAAGttaagaaaataaggaaatctGGTTGGGGAATTTGGGAGAAGCAGAGGAGGTGTCACATATAGAGATGCGAAGAGACAGGAAAATTGGAATGTTGAGAATGACTCAGAGGAGTTACAGAGAGAAGTTCAAAGCACTACAATATGTAACTGTGCATCGCACGTTTAAGACTTCATTTACGTTGTCACCGTGCATCAGGATGGAGGTGGCGCATATATATCGTATTTCACAAGCTAGTACTGTTGATTGTTAGAGGCTTATGCCATATGTATGTGTAGTACTAGATTTGATCTTTGACATGCTATTGGTAATTTATATTGTCAATTTGTGTACACATGGAATGGGTCCTTCAGTCTTCGTTAGGATTATAGGGAAAGCAGTTCACGTAGCCTGGTAGTAAGTTGGTAAGTGGACCCAAGTCAAGTAGGCAACCTAGAGAGTGATGGATCTATAAGCTGTCATGTTGTTGCTCTTGTGGTTGTGATACGAGTTGGAAGGTTTTGTTACGAGACGGGTAATTTCATCAATGATCGAGGCCAAAAATAGGGATGGCGAAAGAAGGAGGAGAGGTAGTGTGGCCAaaactaaatgacatgacatgtGACAAGACGATGACATGGCGATGACGTGGCATAGGTGATGACATGGCATGTACGATGAATGATGTGGCATACAACATGACATGATGACATGGCAAGATGATGCAACTTAAGCTGTCCAAGGAAGGCATTGGAAGAGCATGGCAATGTAAAGTGACGAATCACGACCATGACTAGGCTGCAAACTTGAGCAGATGTCGAGGTTTGTCGAAAAATGTCAGCTTGGATTCAAGTGAAGGGATGCAAATAGGCATCTACATGTGTATGGGCGTTCAGAGGGATGCAAATAGGCATCTACATGTGTATGGGCGTTCAGAGGGTCACGACGCTTGCAAAGGCACTAGTGAGTCAAGCCACATTGGGTCAAGCCTAATTGCCAGGAGCCTAAACCAGCTAGCATGGCTCAACCAAGCGCACAATGGAGCTGAGGACATGCATAGGATGCGTTGTACCccttttttcaatctttttggtATTATTACACATTATATCTTCTTGAAATTGGTATTATTACATATTGCATTTTTAGTTTGGAAAAAGAAGCATTAGAAGTTGAGCGAAACACTGGATCACGATTGGGTGGAATCAGAGCTTGgaattgagagattattttttatgttagaaTCTGCTAGTTTGTAGCGTATCATTGCTACTGTTCCTATGGATTTAGATCACTCTTTGAACTGGACTATGTAAATTGGGGTGTGTTGAAtctatttcttatttaattttctgatATCTCGTGATTTTGTTAGATTGCATGATCCTATTgcattatattgattttatcaGGTGGAAAAGAATTCATGAAGTTTCATCATCAATTTTTGGGCTTAAAAATAGGTTCCATGTCATTTGAGTAATTGTGATAAGCATGGAATGAACTAAAAGCATAAATAGGAAGGAGAGTATTCTATCGGTCAGACAGTTAATGATGTAAGAACCTTGACCCCGCTTTCAAAGTTGACACGAGTATAGCAAATAAAATTCCTagtaaaatggaaatttttaatgagaaatttTTCATGGTTGCACATTTTAGAATCATGTTATTGTCTAGAGCAGAAATAAAAAGCGGATAAAGCAGAAGAAACAATGATGATCCATGAATAAACAGAAGGTGTACCTGTTCCAATAGAGGATCCCCTATTTCGGGGAAAGTTGTTTCGATAGTAGAGTC
This region of Eucalyptus grandis isolate ANBG69807.140 chromosome 8, ASM1654582v1, whole genome shotgun sequence genomic DNA includes:
- the LOC120286260 gene encoding acidic leucine-rich nuclear phosphoprotein 32 family member E-like, coding for MESIYSSDNESLEGLVCLSEEELGCNELQAPELTDGWRRVSLVSSSLKMLRKLNLSSFPGPQEIRFVSTVEALEMFSVSDCSSLKRLGGLSNLKNLNNLSIWSCPTLQVVEGIDKLERLEYLGIDDCRSVERIFESSSSKIPKECKIRIHDLGQLPSSGDGGSVITWEFYRQMILKAQTQAADSTIETTFPEIGDPLLEQPDDGEEDNDDNKDDGRQDDDDEDDDEDNEDDGKDDDDNDKVREDHENDDGEDDEVSNVHLSRGSSPVCSEDQDDDDDDNDDGEDDEDNNSHEVLRSSHGTPPVHFVSDSDENNDVNKDGDDDGDGDNYGDEDRKRTRMRKRKRGMMKKLRRSHLAGIHKFIPWTTMKKSRKARGEGESMATTRKRMRLMMKKPNKR